One genomic segment of Paenibacillus durus includes these proteins:
- a CDS encoding permease yields the protein MSPVTNSTTYSNQPKDYKAIVFTVIFLLIAVAGLSYVKWWPYYHKAFKAAAEHSIGSSILTGKEAAAPAPSLQAALDYAIAYFRSVWKAAVLGILLGSLVQVLIPSKWLLRVLGKANFKSTAIAGLASLPGMMCSCCAAPIAVGLRKKNVSVGATLAFWIGNPVLNPATLIFMTFVLSWKFTLMRIVFGLILTFGVSYLANKFAGTAQVPDTLAKPAMEAPAPQGPLLLRWAAAAGRMLLAVVPAYIITVLLLGAARAWMFPSLGAGITSGILAVLVFAIAGTLFVIPTAAEIPIIGTFLSFGFGTGAAGALLVTLPAISLPSLLMVYRSFPRRVVWFVFFSVVAAGILGGAVGAAVL from the coding sequence ATGTCACCAGTAACAAACAGTACTACGTATTCCAATCAACCAAAGGATTATAAAGCCATCGTATTTACGGTCATCTTTCTTCTCATTGCCGTGGCCGGACTCTCCTATGTCAAATGGTGGCCCTACTATCACAAAGCGTTTAAGGCTGCTGCCGAGCATTCTATCGGTTCTTCCATTTTGACCGGCAAAGAAGCTGCGGCTCCCGCACCTTCGCTGCAAGCTGCTTTGGATTATGCTATAGCGTATTTCAGATCCGTATGGAAAGCCGCTGTGCTCGGTATTCTGCTCGGTTCGCTTGTACAGGTTCTGATCCCGTCCAAGTGGCTGCTGCGGGTTCTGGGAAAAGCTAACTTTAAAAGCACGGCGATCGCGGGACTTGCTTCTCTGCCCGGCATGATGTGCTCGTGCTGCGCCGCACCGATCGCTGTCGGCCTGCGCAAGAAAAACGTATCGGTTGGCGCCACGCTTGCTTTCTGGATCGGCAATCCCGTCTTGAACCCGGCAACGCTCATTTTCATGACCTTTGTGCTGTCCTGGAAATTTACACTGATGCGAATCGTATTTGGGCTGATTCTTACGTTTGGCGTCAGCTACTTGGCTAATAAATTCGCCGGGACCGCACAGGTTCCCGATACGCTGGCTAAACCTGCCATGGAAGCTCCCGCGCCGCAAGGCCCGCTGCTGCTCCGTTGGGCTGCCGCTGCCGGAAGAATGCTTCTGGCCGTTGTACCTGCCTATATCATTACGGTTCTGCTGCTGGGAGCGGCACGGGCATGGATGTTCCCGTCACTCGGAGCCGGAATTACCAGCGGCATTCTTGCCGTTCTGGTCTTCGCCATCGCCGGCACACTATTTGTCATTCCGACAGCTGCGGAAATTCCGATTATCGGAACCTTTCTTTCCTTCGGATTCGGCACGGGCGCTGCGGGAGCGCTGCTCGTGACACTGCCGGCTATCAGCCTGCCGTCGCTGCTTATGGTTTACCGCTCATTTCCGCGCCGGGTTGTATGGTTTGTCTTCTTCTCCGTCGTTGCAGCCGGTATTCTCGGAGGCGCTGTAGGCGCGGCAGTACTATAG
- the selD gene encoding selenide, water dikinase SelD, translating into MSLAEPIKLTSLSSKGGCGCKIGPADLMQVLRNLPKSVPNPDLLVGLDTSDDAGVYRLSDELALVQTVDFFTPIVDDPYSFGQIAAANALSDIYAMGGKPLTVLNIVAFPISTLDKSILADILRGAADKVSEAGATLVGGHSIDDKEPKFGLAVTGLVHPDKVRTNAAARPGDKLILTKPIGVGILTTSIKKNQLSPEETARLTAVMSTLNKTAAEVMSSYEVHACTDVTGFGLLGHASEMAKGSGSGLVIRREAVPVLPRVRELAEQGFVPGGTRNNYAHLEGTIIYPESLDLIGRYILCDAVTSGGLLISVAGHDSEALLRDLAAAGVEAAMIGEVTAEHPGQITVI; encoded by the coding sequence ATGTCTCTTGCCGAACCTATTAAATTAACCTCGTTATCCTCCAAGGGAGGCTGCGGCTGCAAAATCGGCCCCGCCGATCTGATGCAGGTTCTCCGGAATTTGCCGAAATCGGTGCCGAATCCCGATCTGCTCGTCGGACTCGACACAAGCGATGATGCGGGAGTGTATCGTCTGAGCGATGAACTGGCGCTGGTGCAGACGGTCGATTTCTTTACACCGATTGTTGACGATCCGTATTCCTTCGGTCAAATCGCCGCCGCCAATGCGCTGAGCGATATTTACGCTATGGGCGGCAAGCCGCTGACCGTGCTTAATATCGTCGCTTTTCCCATTTCCACACTGGATAAGAGCATTCTGGCCGATATACTTCGCGGCGCTGCGGATAAGGTAAGTGAAGCGGGCGCTACGCTGGTCGGCGGCCATTCCATTGATGACAAGGAGCCCAAATTCGGTCTTGCCGTTACCGGACTCGTCCATCCCGATAAAGTGCGGACCAATGCCGCCGCGCGTCCGGGGGACAAGCTGATCCTGACCAAGCCGATCGGGGTCGGCATCCTGACAACTTCGATTAAGAAAAACCAGCTGTCACCCGAAGAAACCGCGCGTCTGACAGCGGTCATGTCCACATTAAACAAGACGGCAGCCGAAGTCATGAGCTCGTATGAAGTCCACGCTTGCACGGACGTAACGGGCTTCGGACTTCTCGGACATGCCTCGGAAATGGCCAAGGGAAGCGGCAGCGGACTCGTGATCCGCAGGGAAGCCGTTCCGGTGCTGCCGAGAGTCCGCGAGCTGGCGGAGCAGGGCTTCGTTCCAGGAGGAACCCGCAACAATTACGCCCATCTGGAAGGTACGATTATTTATCCGGAATCGCTGGATCTAATTGGCCGTTATATTTTATGTGATGCCGTCACCTCGGGAGGACTGCTGATCTCTGTCGCCGGGCATGACAGCGAAGCGCTGCTGCGTGATCTTGCAGCCGCAGGAGTTGAAGCCGCAATGATTGGAGAAGTCACCGCCGAGCACCCGGGACAGATTACGGTCATATAA
- the mnmH gene encoding tRNA 2-selenouridine(34) synthase MnmH, whose translation MFQDITLEQLRALQDRKQMTIIDVRSPSEYRDSTIPGSLNIPLFDDAERAEVGTLYKQTSVQAAKDRGLELVSAKLPVFIRQFAEIPGDKTVFCWRGGMRSRTTATLLSLMDIHVNRLTGGYKAYRKWVMESLESYNFKPHSYIIHGNTGTGKTALLHRLQRNSYPVIDLEGIAGHRGSIFGQVGLQANNQKTFDSLLLEKLITLEHSPYVLFEAESMRIGKAVMPPFMGRQKETGTQLWIEMPLESRVAQIMKDYRPEEHQEELLTAFRRIKSRIHVPVAAEIDRSLVAGNFENAVLLLLEHYYDPKYDYTSLLYGESEKVTFKVNHLDEAEAAVTNWLRERHPESSSRGNWKLQV comes from the coding sequence TTGTTTCAGGATATTACACTCGAACAGCTTCGGGCGCTGCAAGACCGCAAACAGATGACGATCATCGACGTCCGTTCCCCCTCCGAGTACAGAGATTCCACAATTCCGGGCAGTCTCAACATTCCGCTGTTCGACGATGCGGAAAGGGCTGAGGTCGGCACCCTGTACAAGCAGACGAGCGTTCAGGCGGCAAAAGACCGCGGGCTGGAGCTTGTCTCCGCTAAGCTTCCGGTTTTCATACGGCAATTCGCTGAAATCCCCGGGGACAAGACGGTATTTTGCTGGAGAGGCGGCATGCGGAGCCGGACGACGGCGACCCTGCTCTCCCTGATGGATATTCACGTCAACCGTCTGACCGGCGGCTACAAAGCGTACCGGAAATGGGTGATGGAATCGCTGGAGTCCTATAATTTCAAGCCGCATTCCTATATTATCCACGGGAACACCGGGACTGGAAAAACGGCGCTGCTGCACCGTCTTCAGCGTAACAGCTATCCAGTGATTGATTTGGAGGGCATCGCCGGACACCGGGGGTCGATTTTCGGACAGGTCGGACTCCAGGCGAATAATCAAAAGACCTTTGACAGTCTGCTGCTGGAGAAGCTGATCACGCTTGAACATTCTCCGTATGTACTGTTCGAGGCGGAGAGCATGCGGATTGGCAAGGCAGTGATGCCGCCGTTTATGGGCCGGCAGAAAGAGACGGGTACTCAGCTCTGGATTGAAATGCCGCTTGAATCCCGGGTGGCGCAGATCATGAAGGACTATCGCCCAGAAGAGCATCAGGAGGAACTCCTGACAGCATTTCGCAGAATTAAATCCCGTATTCATGTGCCCGTCGCGGCGGAGATTGACCGGAGCCTGGTAGCAGGAAACTTCGAGAACGCGGTCCTGCTGCTGCTGGAGCATTACTATGATCCGAAATACGATTATACATCCCTCTTGTACGGCGAGTCTGAGAAGGTAACGTTCAAAGTCAACCATTTGGATGAGGCGGAAGCGGCGGTAACCAATTGGCTGCGGGAACGTCACCCCGAGTCTTCCAGTCGAGGAAATTGGAAGCTGCAGGTATAG
- a CDS encoding AraC family transcriptional regulator: MNPDHYQFEISINLHPSEGELTVLFSGEGSPKPGHKVGPSVHDYYLIHTVLSGEGVFVSEGRKYLCQAGDSFLIMPGSLFSYESDRRTPWQYVWVAVQGDGASRLLKEAGFSQEKPVLKGADPWALHSFYRRIKHSFKQSPFPELESLEASGWLRLLIHRLGLASRDLRDTAAQHSEMIDRQVEQAKRWISLQYHQQLGISQMASSLGYHRAHFSKAFKERTGLSPKQYLMKIRMDKAKELLESRVLTIDEVSSSVGFNDALYFSKQFRNWCGQSPSEYRSGFMR; encoded by the coding sequence ATGAATCCGGATCATTATCAATTTGAAATCAGCATTAACCTGCATCCTAGCGAGGGTGAGTTGACTGTTCTTTTTAGCGGAGAAGGCAGTCCCAAACCCGGCCACAAAGTCGGCCCATCCGTCCATGACTATTATTTAATTCATACCGTGCTTTCCGGTGAGGGTGTATTTGTAAGCGAAGGGCGTAAATATTTATGTCAGGCGGGGGATTCGTTTCTCATTATGCCGGGCAGCTTGTTCAGCTATGAATCGGACCGGCGGACGCCTTGGCAGTATGTGTGGGTGGCGGTCCAAGGAGATGGTGCTTCACGGCTGCTTAAGGAAGCGGGATTTTCTCAGGAGAAGCCTGTGTTAAAAGGTGCTGACCCCTGGGCTCTTCATTCTTTCTACCGGCGGATTAAGCATTCTTTCAAGCAATCGCCCTTTCCCGAACTGGAAAGTCTGGAAGCATCGGGCTGGCTGAGGCTGCTGATCCATAGACTAGGACTTGCGAGCAGAGACTTGCGGGACACGGCCGCACAGCATTCGGAAATGATCGACCGCCAGGTTGAACAGGCCAAACGCTGGATCTCGCTTCAGTATCATCAGCAGCTCGGCATCAGCCAGATGGCTTCCTCTCTGGGGTATCACCGGGCCCATTTCTCCAAAGCTTTCAAGGAACGGACCGGTCTATCCCCGAAGCAGTATCTGATGAAAATCAGGATGGACAAAGCAAAAGAACTGCTGGAAAGCAGAGTCTTGACGATTGATGAAGTGTCATCGTCCGTCGGCTTTAACGATGCGCTCTACTTTTCCAAACAGTTCCGTAACTGGTGCGGGCAGTCTCCAAGCGAATACCGCAGCGGGTTTATGCGTTAA
- the melA gene encoding alpha-glucosidase/alpha-galactosidase: MSKITFIGAGSTVFAKNVLGDCMATPALQGFELALYDIDSRRLSDSENMLLNLKQSGGSTCEIKAYSDRKEALRGAKYVINAIQVGGYDPCTITDFEIPKKYGLRQTIADTVGIGGIFRNLRTIPVMLDFAADIREVCPDALFLNYTNPMAVLTNVMNTYGGVRTVGLCHSVQVCVPHLFEHLGIEQEGVQAKIAGINHMAWLLEVTKDGKDLYPEIKRRAAEKQKEPHNDMVRYEIMQKFGYYNTESSEHTSEYHPYFIKRNYPELIDRFQIPLDEYPRRCVEQIGRWEHMREELVNNRNLEHERSHEYASYIMEAIETNVPYKIGGNVMNTGLITNLPREACVEVPCLVDRSGIQPTFIGNLPPQLAALNRTNINTQLLTIEAAITRKKEHIYHAAMLDPHTAAELSMDDIVSMCDDLIAAHGDWLPNYN; encoded by the coding sequence ATGTCCAAAATTACATTTATCGGAGCAGGAAGCACGGTTTTTGCCAAAAATGTATTAGGAGATTGCATGGCTACACCGGCGCTTCAAGGGTTTGAGTTGGCGCTGTACGATATTGATTCCCGCCGTCTGTCGGATTCCGAGAATATGCTGCTCAATTTAAAGCAAAGCGGCGGCAGCACCTGTGAAATCAAAGCCTACTCCGACCGCAAAGAGGCGCTGCGCGGAGCCAAATACGTCATCAACGCCATTCAGGTGGGCGGTTACGATCCCTGCACCATCACCGACTTTGAGATTCCGAAGAAATACGGCCTCCGTCAGACGATTGCCGACACCGTCGGCATTGGCGGCATTTTCCGCAACCTGCGCACCATCCCGGTTATGCTCGATTTTGCAGCGGATATCCGTGAAGTGTGTCCGGACGCTCTCTTTTTAAATTATACGAACCCGATGGCCGTGCTCACGAATGTGATGAATACGTACGGCGGTGTGCGGACCGTCGGCCTGTGCCACAGCGTGCAGGTATGCGTGCCGCATCTGTTCGAGCATCTGGGCATCGAGCAGGAAGGAGTGCAGGCGAAAATCGCCGGGATTAACCACATGGCATGGCTGCTGGAGGTTACGAAAGACGGCAAGGACCTGTATCCGGAAATCAAAAGACGGGCCGCCGAGAAGCAAAAAGAACCGCATAACGACATGGTCCGCTACGAGATTATGCAGAAGTTCGGCTATTACAATACGGAATCGTCGGAGCACACGTCGGAGTATCACCCGTACTTTATCAAGCGGAACTATCCTGAGCTGATCGACCGCTTTCAGATTCCGCTGGACGAATATCCGCGCCGCTGCGTAGAGCAGATCGGACGCTGGGAGCATATGCGCGAGGAGTTGGTGAATAACCGCAATCTGGAGCATGAGCGCTCGCATGAGTATGCGTCATATATCATGGAAGCCATCGAGACGAACGTTCCTTACAAAATCGGCGGCAATGTCATGAACACCGGCCTCATCACCAACCTGCCGAGGGAGGCTTGCGTAGAGGTGCCTTGTCTGGTGGACCGCAGCGGAATCCAGCCGACCTTTATCGGAAACTTGCCGCCTCAGCTTGCGGCGCTGAACCGCACGAATATCAATACCCAGCTGCTGACGATCGAAGCGGCGATAACGCGCAAGAAAGAGCATATCTATCATGCGGCGATGCTCGACCCTCATACAGCAGCTGAGCTGTCCATGGATGATATCGTAAGTATGTGTGATGATCTAATTGCTGCTCATGGAGATTGGCTCCCAAACTATAATTGA
- a CDS encoding DUF2935 domain-containing protein, with the protein MDEFVARSLDEIRFWSRIMKEHSLFLGLGFRAEDTQLKKEADRFYAIFEDIERRSHEFQPNADPHTIQNFNTEVAIAATNIWAFKRMVLGLILQCKLPGQTNFPLLVDHISREANYFRNRLEELNTGRLEPLPDAIIDENVFFLKIMADHAKFIGHLLDPSERKLVDQAREFSNDFDKLVFQAIDLSSMRPQSQTVPLLSQFVDENKVSVKSLRDFKKTARDLIDECRIKSIIHPLLADHVFREAERFLFILDMFDQALSGAKVNKREILH; encoded by the coding sequence TTGGATGAATTCGTCGCCCGGTCGTTAGATGAAATACGATTTTGGTCCAGGATCATGAAGGAGCATTCATTGTTTCTTGGGTTAGGATTTAGAGCAGAGGATACTCAGCTTAAAAAAGAAGCAGACCGGTTTTACGCGATTTTTGAGGATATTGAGCGAAGATCCCATGAATTTCAGCCTAATGCAGATCCGCACACAATCCAAAATTTTAATACAGAAGTGGCTATTGCGGCGACTAATATTTGGGCTTTTAAAAGAATGGTGCTAGGCCTGATCCTGCAATGTAAACTTCCCGGACAAACAAACTTCCCTTTACTGGTGGATCATATTAGCCGGGAAGCCAATTATTTCAGAAACCGCTTAGAAGAACTTAATACGGGGAGACTCGAACCCTTACCCGATGCGATTATCGATGAAAATGTCTTTTTCTTAAAGATTATGGCCGATCATGCAAAATTTATTGGTCATTTGCTTGACCCATCTGAACGGAAATTGGTCGATCAAGCGCGGGAATTTAGCAATGATTTTGATAAACTGGTATTCCAGGCGATTGATCTAAGTTCTATGCGTCCTCAATCTCAAACTGTTCCGCTGCTAAGTCAATTTGTTGATGAAAACAAGGTATCCGTAAAATCATTGCGCGATTTCAAGAAAACAGCACGCGATTTAATCGATGAATGCCGGATAAAAAGTATTATTCATCCTTTATTAGCGGATCACGTATTTCGCGAAGCCGAACGGTTTCTCTTCATTCTCGATATGTTCGATCAAGCCTTATCGGGTGCTAAGGTAAACAAGAGGGAAATTCTGCATTAA
- a CDS encoding cation diffusion facilitator family transporter produces MDQQRYDNLKLGERGAIVSIIAYICLSASKLIIGYAANSEALKADGLNNATDIVASIAVLIGLKLARKPADEDHPYGHWKSETVASLMASFIMMAVGLQVLYEAVISMFLGKQQSPDLISAWTGIFCAIVMYCVYRYNKKLALKINSQAVMAAAKDNISDAFVSIGAVIGIIGSQFKLPWLDPLTAVAVGFIICRTAWEIFCEASHYLTDGFDENMIQSFKETVLKVNGVEGVKEIRARNYGSNAVVDVVLLVGAKLEFQEAHEIATRVEDELKSNSDVYEVHVHYEPAKIAKA; encoded by the coding sequence ATGGATCAGCAAAGGTACGATAACTTGAAATTAGGTGAGCGTGGAGCAATAGTTAGTATTATCGCTTACATCTGCTTATCTGCTTCAAAATTAATTATTGGTTATGCAGCTAACTCTGAAGCTTTGAAGGCGGATGGTCTGAATAATGCGACGGATATTGTTGCATCCATTGCCGTTTTAATTGGTTTAAAATTAGCACGGAAACCAGCAGACGAAGATCATCCGTATGGACACTGGAAATCGGAAACCGTAGCTTCTTTAATGGCTTCTTTTATCATGATGGCTGTAGGGTTGCAGGTGCTTTACGAGGCTGTTATTTCAATGTTTCTTGGAAAGCAGCAGTCTCCTGATCTCATTTCCGCATGGACAGGGATATTCTGCGCAATTGTAATGTACTGTGTATATCGATACAACAAAAAATTGGCACTCAAAATAAACAGTCAAGCCGTTATGGCTGCGGCTAAAGATAATATATCTGATGCATTTGTGAGTATTGGAGCGGTAATTGGGATCATCGGCTCCCAGTTTAAATTGCCTTGGCTTGATCCGCTTACGGCTGTTGCGGTTGGATTCATCATTTGTAGAACGGCTTGGGAAATTTTTTGTGAAGCATCCCATTATTTAACTGACGGTTTTGATGAGAATATGATTCAATCATTCAAAGAAACCGTATTGAAAGTAAACGGAGTAGAGGGTGTTAAAGAAATAAGAGCCAGAAATTACGGAAGCAATGCAGTCGTAGATGTTGTATTGCTTGTTGGAGCAAAACTGGAGTTTCAAGAAGCTCATGAAATCGCAACACGGGTGGAAGATGAATTAAAGAGTAATTCTGATGTTTATGAAGTCCATGTTCATTATGAGCCAGCAAAAATAGCTAAAGCTTAA
- a CDS encoding endonuclease/exonuclease/phosphatase family protein — translation MKIMTLNTHAWMETDQLRKIEDLADYIREQQFDVIALQEVNQSKGEEALSAVSLDRFVQAEPETVISQDNYAYVLLQKLGIPYYWTWIPVHTGFVKYDEGLAILTRKPITSAFSEYVSVIRDYENYRTRKIVGVKAEIDGEESWFVSGHFGWWNDEEEPFRRQWDAAQTKLDTLKELPVFIMGDFNNVAEIRNEGYDYVIEKGWHDLYATASAKDDGATVTKAIKGWDDNKSKLRIDYIFSNRPLRAKSCHVVMNGIRGAVVSDHFGVAVEL, via the coding sequence TTGAAAATAATGACGCTGAACACCCACGCATGGATGGAAACCGACCAGCTTCGGAAAATAGAAGACTTGGCCGATTATATCAGGGAGCAGCAGTTCGATGTTATCGCTCTGCAGGAGGTCAATCAGTCGAAGGGCGAAGAAGCGTTGTCCGCAGTGTCTTTGGACCGTTTTGTCCAGGCCGAACCGGAAACGGTGATCAGTCAGGATAATTACGCCTACGTTTTGCTGCAAAAACTCGGTATCCCCTATTATTGGACATGGATACCGGTACATACGGGATTTGTAAAGTACGACGAGGGTCTGGCGATCTTGACGCGCAAGCCAATCACCAGCGCCTTCAGTGAGTACGTTTCGGTTATAAGAGACTATGAGAACTACCGCACACGGAAGATTGTCGGCGTCAAAGCAGAGATTGACGGGGAGGAATCCTGGTTTGTAAGCGGTCATTTCGGCTGGTGGAATGATGAAGAGGAGCCTTTTCGAAGGCAATGGGATGCCGCACAGACGAAACTGGACACACTGAAAGAATTGCCGGTATTTATCATGGGCGACTTCAACAATGTGGCGGAGATTCGGAACGAAGGCTATGATTATGTTATTGAAAAAGGCTGGCATGATCTATATGCCACCGCTTCCGCTAAAGATGACGGAGCCACTGTCACCAAGGCCATCAAGGGCTGGGACGACAATAAAAGCAAGCTGCGCATTGATTATATTTTCTCCAATCGGCCGCTGCGGGCCAAGTCCTGCCATGTCGTCATGAACGGCATTCGGGGAGCGGTCGTCTCGGATCATTTCGGGGTAGCTGTGGAGCTGTAA
- a CDS encoding heavy metal translocating P-type ATPase yields MGQVMVAEEKEDNKPLSALWEQHGGLIIAAACLLFIGLAWVMGRNDQGILEITFFILAYLVGGYRKAWEGLETLFKEKDLDVDLLMVVAAAGAAAIGYWLDGAMLIFIFCLSGALEDYTMEKTNQDIASILKYRPEDAVLLRDGGEVKVRAAQLQKGDIVLVRPGERIPCDGHILEGHSAVDQSSITGESIPVDLAAGNKVFAGTINGQGALRIYTDKGAEDTLLARIIHLVQEAKDELPPSQLFVERFEGIYAKVVVAAALLLMVAPPLLFGWSWETTVYRAMIFLVVASPCALVSSIMPAILSGISNAARKGVLFKGGIHLEQMGEVSVVAFDKTGTLTEGKPKLTDVLPSGGSSEQELLTLAASLEYLSEHPIAKAIVNFAKASGIQMEPAADMQAVPGMGVSGTVSGRKCRIGKKELLAGLDMEDVKLQAADMLEAEGKTVIFVESEGVLIGMLAVQDVMRAGVREAVMKLKSMNKKVVMLTGDAKLTAEAIGRAAGVDEVYAELMPDQKLALIRQLTGEFGKVAMVGDGVNDAPALAASAVGIAMGAAGTDVALETANVVLMNDDISKIPFAISLGRRTRRVIRQNISFALAVILILVVSNFWGGINLPSGVVSHEGSTLAVILSGLRLLR; encoded by the coding sequence ATGGGACAAGTTATGGTAGCTGAAGAAAAAGAAGACAACAAGCCTTTAAGCGCGCTGTGGGAACAGCATGGAGGCCTGATTATCGCGGCGGCCTGCCTGCTGTTTATCGGGCTTGCCTGGGTCATGGGCAGGAATGATCAGGGCATATTGGAAATCACGTTTTTCATTCTTGCCTATCTTGTCGGGGGCTACCGGAAGGCATGGGAAGGTCTGGAAACTCTGTTTAAAGAAAAGGATCTGGATGTAGACCTGTTGATGGTTGTTGCGGCGGCGGGCGCTGCGGCGATTGGTTACTGGCTGGACGGCGCGATGCTGATCTTTATCTTTTGTCTCAGCGGTGCGCTGGAAGATTACACGATGGAGAAGACGAATCAGGATATCGCCTCCATCCTGAAGTACCGTCCGGAAGATGCGGTTCTCCTTAGAGATGGCGGCGAAGTTAAGGTTAGAGCAGCTCAACTGCAAAAAGGCGACATCGTGCTCGTCAGACCGGGCGAACGCATCCCCTGCGACGGCCACATTCTCGAAGGGCATTCGGCAGTAGATCAGTCCTCGATCACAGGTGAATCCATTCCCGTAGATCTCGCCGCCGGCAATAAGGTCTTCGCCGGAACGATTAACGGACAGGGGGCGCTGCGGATCTATACGGATAAGGGAGCCGAAGACACGCTGCTGGCCCGAATTATCCATCTGGTGCAGGAAGCCAAGGACGAGCTGCCGCCAAGCCAGCTGTTCGTGGAGCGTTTTGAAGGCATCTACGCCAAAGTTGTGGTCGCGGCTGCCCTGCTGCTCATGGTTGCCCCGCCGCTTCTCTTCGGCTGGTCCTGGGAAACGACCGTCTACCGGGCGATGATCTTCCTTGTTGTCGCTTCGCCGTGCGCGCTCGTTTCCTCGATCATGCCCGCGATTCTGTCCGGCATTTCCAACGCCGCCAGAAAAGGCGTGCTGTTCAAAGGCGGAATCCATCTGGAGCAGATGGGTGAAGTGAGTGTCGTCGCCTTCGACAAGACGGGTACTTTAACCGAAGGCAAGCCGAAGCTGACCGACGTTCTGCCGTCTGGTGGCAGCAGTGAACAGGAGCTGCTCACGCTCGCCGCTTCGCTGGAATATTTGTCGGAGCATCCGATCGCCAAAGCCATTGTCAATTTCGCCAAAGCCAGCGGTATTCAAATGGAGCCGGCGGCGGATATGCAGGCTGTGCCCGGGATGGGCGTCAGCGGAACCGTCAGCGGCCGGAAATGCCGTATCGGCAAAAAGGAACTGCTGGCGGGCCTGGACATGGAAGATGTTAAGCTGCAGGCGGCGGATATGCTGGAGGCGGAAGGGAAAACGGTGATCTTCGTCGAATCGGAAGGCGTTCTGATCGGCATGCTGGCGGTTCAAGACGTGATGCGCGCCGGCGTGCGGGAAGCCGTAATGAAGCTTAAGAGTATGAATAAAAAGGTTGTCATGCTTACCGGGGACGCCAAGCTCACTGCCGAGGCCATTGGCCGCGCCGCCGGCGTCGACGAAGTCTATGCCGAGCTGATGCCCGATCAGAAGCTTGCGCTGATCCGGCAGTTGACCGGGGAGTTCGGCAAGGTTGCCATGGTCGGCGACGGCGTCAACGATGCACCCGCTCTGGCGGCTTCCGCCGTCGGGATCGCTATGGGCGCCGCCGGGACCGACGTAGCGCTGGAAACGGCGAATGTCGTGCTGATGAACGACGATATTTCCAAAATTCCGTTCGCGATCTCCCTGGGACGGCGGACGCGCAGGGTTATCCGGCAAAATATTTCCTTTGCCCTGGCCGTCATCCTCATTCTGGTTGTATCCAACTTCTGGGGCGGAATCAATCTGCCGTCCGGCGTGGTCAGCCATGAAGGAAGCACACTGGCCGTTATCTTAAGCGGCCTCAGACTGCTCCGCTAA
- a CDS encoding metal-sensing transcriptional repressor — MAQEARDQEDNHEHKYRKQIVNRLARIEGHVRAVKQMTAEDRDCSEVLLQIAAVQKALDKAAKLLLKDHLENCVVKAVHHGNESKVLDDLNKALDNYIR; from the coding sequence ATGGCACAGGAAGCCAGAGATCAAGAAGATAATCACGAGCATAAGTACCGCAAGCAGATCGTCAACCGGTTGGCCCGGATTGAAGGCCACGTTCGCGCCGTCAAGCAAATGACCGCCGAGGACCGGGACTGCTCTGAAGTGCTGCTGCAGATTGCTGCCGTGCAAAAGGCTTTGGACAAAGCGGCGAAGCTTCTGTTAAAGGACCATTTGGAGAACTGCGTAGTCAAAGCCGTCCACCATGGCAACGAAAGCAAAGTTCTTGATGACCTTAACAAAGCGCTGGACAACTATATCCGTTAA